The following nucleotide sequence is from Bacteroidota bacterium.
CATCACTAAGGTTATAGATGTACTTGAGAAGGACAAGCCCAATCATTCTTCGTAAAGGAACTGAGGGTCGTCCAAATTCCGTGTAATACCCTTTAAAATCATTCGTCACTGATTCCCAATCAATTCTGTCTGCCAAAACGCAGATTTCATGATCCAAATTAATAAACTGTTTCAACGGGGTTCTGAAGATGCTCAATTGAGGATGCCTTTCTGTTTTTGCCACCATTTTGCAAAGCTTTTCAGCAAATTATCAAATTTCTTGCAAATTATATCGCCTTTCTAGGGAAAATTATCAACATAACATGTTAATATACAATAACATAATGTCATTTTAAGGGGTGACTATTTACTTGCACTGGAAGTCACAATACGAGTAGGAGCGAGGCTCGTCAGAATTGGCTCTCCCAATAACTCTTAAATCATTAAATTATAGAGTTCTCACACATTAAAAACTGCACTAAATGCAAATCACAATCAAATTCTAAAAATCCTTCCGAGCGTTGAGTCCAAATGGTATCAGCATCATTGATTTCTTGCAGGTCAAATCAAAATAAAAGTGCAGCGATAGGAATCCTGATGCAGAAAGTTATTAAAGTGCACTAAGTCTTGTCGGACTATAAAGTCTTGTTAAAATCGAATCACATAATCCCGAAGGATACCTATCGGTGTACTTTACTTTCATCCGATTTCCAGGTGTCATGGTTTTGATGCCATTGCACGCAACGGTGGCAATATGAAAAGTTGGGGAGTTCGGAGCGATTATCTATCAAGCTAAACAGCACTTAATACGAAGCAAAACCCTTGAATAACCTATTAAACCCCAATTTTTTATATTGCATGTTGCCGGTATGTGCTTTTTTTTCAATCTTTCATTTAAAATTTTATCGAAATTTCAAGATGTCCGCCAAGTCCTTCTGTAATAATCCGCTGAAGAGTCGAAAATCGAATATCTTTTAAATCCTTTTCCAATTTTGAGATATACGATTTATTTGTCCCGGCTAGCCCTGCAAGCTGTTCTTGAGTCATGCCCTTTTCTTGTCGAGCCTGTTGAATCAAAACTCCTAATTTGAAGGCTTCATATCCAGCTTCAAATTTTTCACGTTTTTTAGTCCCCTTTTTGCCAAATTCCTCGTCAATAAATTGGTCTAAAGTCTTTACATTATTCTTTTTCATCTAAGTACTCCTTCCTTATTTTTTGTGCCTTCTCTATTTCTTTTATCGGTGTCTTTTGTGTTTTCTTTTGAAATCCATGGCCTACAACAACTACATTTTGGTCATCGAAAAAGCAAAAAATCCTATAAATATTACTACCTAATTGAATACGTATCTCATATAATCCATCTGTATTTTCAAGATGTTTGAAATAAATCTCCGGAATCATGTCTAAATCTTCAATAATCCTAAAAGTCCAAATAATCTTGGTTTGAACCTTTTTTGTTTGCGATTTATAAAAGTCCCGAAAATAGTCCTTATAAAATATTAGTTCACGTTTTTTAGTCATGATGCAAATATACAAAAAGTAGTCCGAAAAGACAACTATCTTTCAAATTACGTAAAAAATGTCATTTTGCGGTGTTAGCATTACCGGCAACGCCCAGCAGTATGCGCAGTGCGGGAACTTTGAAATGCCCGACTGTCAGAACTACTGAATGTTAATTGCTTGTACATGGCTCAAATATAGCAAAACAACCCGTATTGCGTATACTGCTTGTTGCGTGCAGTGGGTTTTTGTTTTATTTCTTTGTTCTATCAATCCCAATAAACAGCTAAAGCGAAATATCCAAACAGTTTAGCGCAATTGGATTTTAAAATCCCGTTGTAGCTTAATTTTTAGAAATCTCACGTTTACGATAGCCTTTATAAATCAGCACATAAAAATCTACTTGCAGCCAGAAGTCAATTTGTGTTTGACTTATTTACTTGCACTGGAAGTCATAATATAAGTAGGAGAGAGGCTTTTTGTAATCCGTGTATTAAAATCTACTTGCAGTCAGAAATCAATTTGTGTCTGACTTATCTACTTGCACTGGAAATCACAATACGAGTAGTAGCGAGGCTTGTCAGAATTGGCTCTCCCAATAACTCTTAAATCATTAAATCATAGAGTTTTCATACGTTAAATACATATCCAGTAGCAAATCATAACAAACTTCTCAAATCCTATCGAGCGTTGAGTTCAAATGGTATCAGCATCATTGATTTCTTGCAGGTCAAATCAAAATAAAAGTGCAGCGATAGGAATCCTGATGCAGAAAGCTTAAAACGGAGTAAATACTTTTGCCGGGCTACAGAGTCAAATCAAGATGGGTTTATGTAATACCGAAGGATACCTATCGGTGTACTTTACTTTCATCCGATTTCCAGGTGTCATGGTTTTGATGCCATTGCACGCAACGCCCAGCAGTATGCGCAGTGCGGGAATTTTGGAAAGCCCTACTGTCAGCCTTACTGAAAGTTAATTGCTTATACATGGCTCAAATATAGCAAAACAACCCGTATTGCGTATACTGCTTGTTGCGTGCAGTGGGTTTTTGTTTTAAAATTTTGTCCTTTTGTCCAAATAGATGGTGAAGGCTAAATATCCACGGTTAGTTAATGTCTTTTACAATTTTAAATCCCGATGAGAGCTTATTATTTAGAAATCCCACGTTTTCGATGACGTTTAAAAATCAGCGCATTAAAATCTGCTTGCAGCCAGAAGTCAATTAGTGTTTGACTTATTTACTTGCACTGGAAGTCACAATACGAGTAGGAGCGAGGCTCGTCAGAATTGGCTCTCCCAATAACTCTTAAATCATTAAATTATAGAGTTCTCACACATTAAAAACTGCACTAAATGCAAATCACAATCAAATTCTAAAAATCCTTCCGAGCGTTGAGTCCAAATGGTATCAGCATCATTGATTTCTTGCAGGTCAAATCAAAATAAAAGTGCAGCGATAGGAATCCTGATGCAGAAAGTTATTAAAGTGCACTAAGTCTTGTCGGACTATAAAGTCTTGTTAAAATCGAATCACATAATCCCGAAGGATACCTATCGGTGTACTTTACTTTCATCCGATTTCCAGGTGTCATGGTTTTGATGCCATTGCACGCAACGGATGGCGGTATGGTTTGCGCGGATTTCATATTCTGTCGTTGTCCAACCACCTGAGATTTGAAAAAAGCAGGAAGCTGTTTTTGTCCGACGAAAACCCGCGTAAATTATACCGCGTGTTAGCGCAAGTTATTTTACAATCTAATAGAAAGGTCAAGTTGTCCACCCAATCCTAATTGCACTATTTTTTGTAAAGTCGAAAGTCTAACTTCCTTGATATTATTTTCAATCTTGGAAATATAGGATTTCGTTGTCCCTGTTTTTTCTGCTAATTCCGCTTGTGTCATTCCCTTTTCAATTCTAGCCTCTTGCAGTAATGCACCAAGCTTAAAATTCTCGTAACCATTTTCAAGTTCATCTCTTGATTGGGTTCCTTTTAAACCATAATGTTTATCCTTGAACTCTTCCAGGTTCATTTTGTTATTTGCTTTCATTTTCGTATTCCTCCTTAATTTTTAGTGCACGCTCAATCTCTTTCTTAGGTGTTTTCTGTGTTTTTTTATGAAAACCATTTGCCAGAATTATGAGTTTTCCTTGGTCAAAAAAAGCAGAATATTCTAAAAATATCACTTCCGTGTTTAATTCTAATCTCGTACAATCCATTAGTTGATTCAAGATGTTTTAGATAGACCTCTGGAACTCTTTCCAATTCCTCAATTAGTTCAATCGTCCAGATTATTTTCGCTTTTACTTTATCCGTTTGCTCAATAAAGAATCTTTCAAAATAATCTTTATAAAATATTGCAATCCTATATTTCCGTTTTGATTCCATGCAACAAAAATACAAAATGTTTCACTAAAGTACAACTTTCTTTTTTATAATTTGCGCTAACGGTGACAATATGGCCAGTAAGGGATTGCGGGCGATATCCTATCAAGGTACACGAAAAGCTGAAGCGGGCTACAAAGCTTCGCATATCACTGAAACCCTTATTGGCTATATTGCGTGTTGTGGTGCGTTTTTTCTTAAGCTGTCCGGATTTATTTGTATTTGTCCGCCGATTGCTCTTAGTACTTTCATTATAGTCTCAAATTGAGGTTTAGCGCCATCAGATAAAGCTTTGTATAAACTTGGCCTGCTTAATCCAGTTTCTTGAGCAATTTTTGTCATTCCAATTGATTTTGCAATATGTCCGATTGCTGCAATTACATCTGAATCATTCCCTTCTGCTAAAACAGCATTAAGATATTCTGTAATCATTTCGTTACTATCTAAATAGTCTGCTATATCAAATTTTGAAGTTTCCATCTCTTTACTTTTTAATTCGTTTTAAAATCTCCTTTGCCTTTTCTATGTCTTTCTGCTGAGTCGACTTATCTCCACCAATAAGCAGAATAATAATTTTTCCGTCAGATTCTTTAAAATATACTCTGTATCCTTTAGCGTAGTCAACTTTTAATTCCCGAATCCCATTGCCAACAGGTTCACAATCTCCAAAGTGCTCATCAATCTCAATCTTTTGAATGCGAAACAATATTTTGGCTTTGGCTCTTAAATCCTTAAGTTTTCTTAGCCATTTGTCAAATTCGTCTGTTTTCTCAATTATATACATTTATTAATGTGTATTCATTCGGATACAAATTTATGCAATCTTTTCTATTTATGAAAGGTTTAATTCGAAATATTTAAGAAATCAAATGAATTGTAACGTGCTATGGCTGTGTTTTTTAAAATGCACCACAACGTTTACGTATATGAAACGTTTGGCATTTCGAAGCACTTTCTTGTCAAGTTACAAGTACTTTTGATACGGGCTGAAACCTTCGATAACCCAGTGACTGCCAAATGTTTTATATACGGTGTTACCTGCTGTGTTTTTTTCATCTACAACGTTGTCGTTTAGTTTTTATTGTAACCATACTGTTCCTGTCTACTCAATAATACTTCTTTCCACCAACCTTCTCTGTCTGTAATTATTTGGTCATTTGTGGAAGATTTGTAAATATCTAAAATCGAGTATCTAAAATTCTTTTTAATATAATCAAAAGGTAGCTTTTTAAGCTCAACATTATCACCGTGTCCTGTCCGAATGTAAGATTTCCAACGCCCCAAAATCATATGTTCGCCAGATGCTTTACCAACATATTTTTTGCCATTTGATATATCAGTAATGAGATAAACTCCTTTTTGGTTTTCTAATGCAGTTTTCCAAATGTCTTTTTCCAATACTCGTTTCATTGTTTCCCAAGAAATATTCACTTTGTCATAACCGGGAAACAAATCCTTGTCTAAAGAGCTTGGCAATATTTCTTTCACAATAAAATCGTCAATGCTGTTACCTGATAAAGTAACGTAAGCATTATTTTTGTGAAACTGCACAATCAATCTTCCACAATACTTTTCAAATTCACTCAATTTGTCGTGTTCGTAAAATGTATGAACGTTAGAATGAGTTACGCCAT
It contains:
- a CDS encoding type II toxin-antitoxin system RelE/ParE family toxin — its product is MYIIEKTDEFDKWLRKLKDLRAKAKILFRIQKIEIDEHFGDCEPVGNGIRELKVDYAKGYRVYFKESDGKIIILLIGGDKSTQQKDIEKAKEILKRIKK
- a CDS encoding helix-turn-helix transcriptional regulator — protein: MKKNNVKTLDQFIDEEFGKKGTKKREKFEAGYEAFKLGVLIQQARQEKGMTQEQLAGLAGTNKSYISKLEKDLKDIRFSTLQRIITEGLGGHLEISIKF
- a CDS encoding type II toxin-antitoxin system RelE/ParE family toxin; the protein is MTKKRELIFYKDYFRDFYKSQTKKVQTKIIWTFRIIEDLDMIPEIYFKHLENTDGLYEIRIQLGSNIYRIFCFFDDQNVVVVGHGFQKKTQKTPIKEIEKAQKIRKEYLDEKE
- a CDS encoding GIY-YIG nuclease family protein → MSLVENIKLNDILKIENLDNVKIRLNLSNASWNALELYHNNPDLLLIGNFHNSTKKRWFKENQIVIGLAQIKNDDWLLIDISIITKSYNNFWDGVTHSNVHTFYEHDKLSEFEKYCGRLIVQFHKNNAYVTLSGNSIDDFIVKEILPSSLDKDLFPGYDKVNISWETMKRVLEKDIWKTALENQKGVYLITDISNGKKYVGKASGEHMILGRWKSYIRTGHGDNVELKKLPFDYIKKNFRYSILDIYKSSTNDQIITDREGWWKEVLLSRQEQYGYNKN
- a CDS encoding putative addiction module antidote protein, encoding METSKFDIADYLDSNEMITEYLNAVLAEGNDSDVIAAIGHIAKSIGMTKIAQETGLSRPSLYKALSDGAKPQFETIMKVLRAIGGQIQINPDSLRKNAPQHAI
- a CDS encoding helix-turn-helix transcriptional regulator, which codes for MKANNKMNLEEFKDKHYGLKGTQSRDELENGYENFKLGALLQEARIEKGMTQAELAEKTGTTKSYISKIENNIKEVRLSTLQKIVQLGLGGQLDLSIRL